GCGgggagcccctgcccctcctgccggTTAGCGTCACGCGTGACGTTACGCGTGATgggtgggagggcaggagcaggggcgcGGCGCCTAGAGGAAGGCGGGTCTGCAAGCTGCAGAGGCCAGAAGCCCCGGAGCTCAAGAAAGCGTGAGTGTCTGCTGTCCCGGGCGGGGTTCGGCGGTCAGGGGAGTAGGAGATGGGGGCGCTAAGAGGGACGGAAGCCTGCCTTGAAGTGTGCTCCCTGTCCTCTCCGGACTCAGTATCTTTGGTTCTAGGAGTCCTTGGAGCGCGAGGGGAGGCGGCTTGCGGGGAGGAATGTCAGGGTGGGGCCTCATGGGGCTGTACATTCAGGTGTCTGCAGCTGATGGCCATGGTTTGTGCGTGCATGTGTGAGCGTGCAGATAACGGTCTTTGTGGGCTAGGGTATGCAGGGCGTGTCCTCCGTGTGTCTGTGTAgggcatgtatgtatgtgtgtgggtatgtTCGTGTGAGTGCGCGGGAGAGGGGAGGGTGTGtctccagggagggaggaagtgtgGTTGGAGAGGATTAGTCATATTGTAGGATTTTGCCTAACACGGCCAGATGCTGCTTCAGGTTTTCCTCTCTGTATTGGGTGGAGAGGGCACTTACTGAATTCTTTTGGGCCGTAGGTGTGTTGGGGAGAGGTGGACGGGTGTTAGTGCCAGCCCCGCCCAGCTGGGGAACAAGGAGGGCCTGGGGCCATTCAGTGTGGGTTGAGGAAGATGCCCCTGGAGAGGAGACTGGGGCGTGCCCACTAGCACGCATGCGTGACCGTGACCGGCATCAGCGTCCCTGACTTGAGATCTGGAATAGATAAGCCCCTGGGGTGGCCATTGAGCCCTTGCTCTCCTCCAATCAGGGGCTGGGGTTTTGGATGGCTTATGCCATCTTCCCCAGCAGCCTTGGAAGTTTGCATCTAGGTCTCCAGGCAGCTGGGCCCTAAAGCTGACGTGAACATggatatataatgcatataatatgtatttttgtgcTTAGAGAGCCCGAGAGTAACTACACAGGATTAGCTGCTGCTCTTGCGTCAACCATACACGTGTCAGCCCTCTCTGGTGAAAATCTGCACTAGGCCAGAGTGCAAAGGAGATCTGTTTTTCTGGTTCTGttttcccctgccccctcctccggTGGCTGCAAGTCTCCGAGGCAGAACATTGCCTGGAAAAcagctcctccccccaaccctgctaaCCTATCTGGAGTCACCTTGAGCTCTGGAAGGGATTGGCCAGCGGCCCAGGGACTAGGGCAGGGCCCACCAGAGGTTCCCACAGGCAGAGCTCTTGGACCCCCTCCTTGGAGTCCTCCCAACGCTGGTGTTTGCCCTGCAGAAAATGGGTGAGTTGCCCTTGGATATCAATATCCAGGAACCTCGCTGGGACCAAAGCACTTTCCTGGGCAGAGCCCGGCACTTCTTCACTGTCACCGACCCCCGAAATCTGCTGCTGTCTGGAGCACAGCTGGAAGCCTCCCGGAACATCGTGCAGAACTATAGGTAGACCAATCCCCCGTCTGACCCTGTAGCCCAGAGCCTCATTCCCTGCCATGACTACAGTACCTTTTGCATCTATCTCCCCAAGCTTGAGAGTGACCCTGCCCCACTCCTCAACCCTCTTCTTCCCTGGCCTTATGTGTTGGACTCACAGACAGCTATGGCACAGAGCTTTAATCCAGAGAATCTGAGGGTGTTTGGGTTGAAGAGGTGGCATGGATATTGGTGGGCAGGGGACTGCTGTCTATTTCACAAACCCTTTAAAGGGGCGTGTCCCACTGCTAGGCCACCCTCTACAAGAACAGAGGGTCTCAACGTGGagcccagggagaaggagagctTCCCCCTTGTTTCCAGGAGAAAAAGCCCCTGTGATGCCCCTAGCCATTTCACTCCACTGGGAACCACCATCACCCACGACCAGGcactgaggcagaaagagaaggggaccCCTCTCTGTGGAGCtacaaggaaaacagaaataggaaCCTGCCTACTCTTCTGGGAAGATGTGGTTCTCCCACCGAGACAAGGAGCTCCTTTATTCTGAGATTGGGGGTCAAAGTTCCTGGTCCTCTGCCCAGACGTCCCCTGAGCTGAGTGGTCAGGCCTTACAGGGACAGATCTGCCACCTCCAGTTACCTGTCTCCTCCCTGCCATTCTCTGCAGGGCTGGTGTGGTGACACCTGGGCTCACCGAGGACCAGCTGTGGAGGGCCAAGTATGTGTATGACTCAGCCTTCCATCCGGACACAGGGGAGAAGGTGGTCCTGATTGGCCGTATGTCGGCGCAGGTGCCCATGAACATGACCATCACTGGCTGCATGCTCACCTTCTACAGGCAGGTCCTGTCCCATGGGTGCCCTCCCTGAGTACTTTAGGCATGCCAGAGTGTAGCTTGATGACGAGGTGAGGCTGGGTGGGCTGAAAATAGTGGGTGGGTGAGAACTCGTGTTAGAATCCCAAACACTGTGCGGAACTCAGCCTCAGAGACAGGGTTTGTGGTTGTGTAagtggggcaggtggggagggtcGTGCGGGGGTCACCAGAGCAAGTCCCAGGGTCCTCAGCTGGGCCCGTCCTGACGGTTTGGGCATAACCTCTGGGGTTGCATTATCAGGAATTTGAGGATGAGGGACACCGTGGAGGGGGCACAAGTAAGTGTCTTTTTTCCCTCAGGAAGACACCGACCGTGGTGTTCTGGCAGTGGGTGAATCAGTCCTTCAATGCTGTTGTCAACTACTCCAACCGCAGTGGCGATGCTCCCATCACTGTGAGGTGAGAGCTCGAACCCAGCGACTCCGCCCCGGCCTCCTGTTGTTCCCTCTTGTTTGCTACTGTTCCCCCAGTGCTTGTGCTTGTTGGTCCGATGCCTCAAAGCCCTCCTCGAGGCCTGCGCCTCTCCCCACTTTCCTGGCCTGAGGGCATGGCATCCCCTTGCATGCGCTGTGGGGGCCCCTCTTCTCTCGAAAGGGAGGGAGCGGAGCTTCCAGACAAGCCTACACTGTGGCAGGGGAGGAATTTCTCTTGCCTTCCATGCCTCACGTATGGAGGATTTGGCCTTTCCCTGAGAGAAATAACCGCGGGCCGGACTGCTCACCTCCCACATTTTGTCCTGATTCTTGTCACCACAGGCAGCTGGGGACGGCTTATGTGAGTGCCACCACGGGCGCTGTGGCCACAGCCCTGGGGCTCAAATCCCTCACCAAGGTAAATGCCCTTCACGTGCCCTTTATTTATCTCCCTTTTCCTCATCTTTCGTCCACACCAATCCACAGGCTCCCCACATCTCTCCCCAGAGTTCCTCCTACCCCATGGCCCTTAGGGCCACTAAGTGATAtcttccctcccccagcacctGCCCCCTTTGGTCGGCAGATTTGTGCCCTTCGCCGCGGTGGCGGCTGCCAACTGCATCAACATCCCCCTGATGAGGCAGAGGTGAGTGGCTCCCGCTCTAGGCACGCGCTCCCACCACACAGGTGGTGCACGTGTGGGCACACCGACCCGCCACACAGGGGGGgcccacccctctccctccccaaacaGAAGTTTCTGGGCACAGTCTCAGTCTGACTCTGGGATCCTGGGCTGGGAACTATAGCCTTTGACTCTCTGACACCTGAGGGGACCCCAGGGAACAGCTGCCCAAGAGGGCATTGCTGGTAAGATTTAGGGCCTGTGGTGtgacccccccctccccaccccctttccttttCAGGGAACTGCAAGTGGGCATCCCAGTGACCGATGAGGAAAATCAGAGACTTGGCCACTCGGTGGCTGCGGCCAAGCAAGGAATCTTCCAGGTGGTGATATCGAGAATCTGCATGGCCATTCCTGCCATGGGTGAGGCACAGgcgcctgggggggggggggggcttctccAGGGGCTTTGAGCACTCTGGGGGCTGTGACActgcggggggagtgggaggagctgTGAAGGGTGATCCGTCTCTCCCGGGGGCATCCTGATGTTCACGTCACTAACTCCCTCCTTTGCTGCCCTACTCTCCCTGCAGCCATTCCCCCCGTGATCATGGACACTCTGGAGAAGAAAGACTTCCTAAAGGTAGGTCACTCTCACCTTTCCCATCCTGGAAGTGGTGGTGGCTGGAAGCAGAAGTGACCTGCCCCGGAGCCTGTTTCCAGCTTGGCCTGAGTCCGAGACATGCCTCCTGTTTGCCCCACCCCTGCGCTGCCTCCTCCCCCTTCATTCCTTCAGCAAGAGGGGATTGGTCTGGGGTGAAGGAACCCTGAGGGGACAGGAGGAGAAgataagggaaggaaggaaatggtttCTGTCCTGAAGAGAATCAGTGTCACTCCTGAGGCCTCTGACTCGGGGATGGATTACCACAATCACATCTGACAGCATATTCATGCGGTCACCTACTGACAACAGTAAGACACACGGGCTCACACATGCACGAACAGAACAGAGAAGCAGGACACAGGAATATAAGCTCATTCACTGAATCTTTTATTCACAAGTATTGAGCACCAACTGGGTCCATTGGGGGGAACAGAATGGTGGTCCCTAATGGCTGGAGTGAATCGAGAAGGGACAGGTTCATGGAGGCCACTAGGCTAGGAGGAAGTGAGTAGAGGATTAGAGGAGGTGTGAACCCATTCCGAGAGGGGGGAATGGGTGATGGGATGCTAAGGAGGGTGTCCGCAAGCAGGCCtggcggaggggaggggaggaggggttgcAAACCATTCCACTGTCTCTGTTTCCCCACAGCGTCGCCCCTGGCTGGGGGCGCCCCTGCAGGTGGGACTGGTGGGCTTCTGGTAAGTGTGTGAAGACTCAGCTAGGGTGTGTGAGAGTGTGCTTTCCACGGTGGGTGTGGTGGATATTTATTGACTTTAAGATGTTCAtgtacttcattcattcatacatctGGCTTGTAGGGGGTCTTGGGACATTTGTAGGGCGTGCTGTGGGTGATCTCCATCCTTAAAGGACAAGAGTCTAGTCGAAGAgatacttctctctttttttttttaagattttatttatttatttgacagacagagatcacaagtaggcagagaggcaggcagagagagagagagagggggaagcaggctctcctctgagcagagaaggagcccaatgcagggcttgatcccaggatcctgagatcatgacctgagttgaaggcagaggcttaacccactgagccatccaggtgcccctcaaagagaTATTTCTAGTCTTCGTTTGtgagaggaaagcaggaaaatatacCTTTTGGTACCATCCAGGAGTTTCATGCACATTTAACTGCTGGTTCTGGCCCTCTGGTTCTGGTCGCTGCCCTGAGGCTCGTCCCTCAGCCAGAACCTAATGTCACCATTGGCTTTAATCAGTCTCCACCCCTGGGGGCTGTCTCCAGAGAAGGCATGGGGTGCAGGGAGGGAACAGCCTTAGGTCAAAACTTCACAAACCTTTCCAACACTTTTCTCCCCAGCCTGGTATTTGCCACCCCCTTGTGCTGTGCCCTGTTCCCTCAGAGAAGGTAAGTGCTGCCCCCCGGCTGGACTGGGGGCTCTGGATGGGTCTCCATATCTGTGGAAGCAGCTGCCCTTAGGGGCCTTCAGTGTGTTCCAGGAGGAGGGCTGGCCTGCCTGGCACTAAACTTATTCTGGGGCCAGGAAATGATAGTGAGCTGGGCTTTCTGGCCGCCGAAGGAGATTCCTCAGTCCGGGAGGAGGAAGGGCGGTGATCGCTTGGCCTGATGCAGGCTGGGTTCCGGGAATACTCAGCCCACCTCTGCTGTTCTGTTGCAGCTCCTTACCTGTGAGCAGGCTGGAGCCAGAGCTGAGGGCTCGGATCCGTGAGCAAAACCCTGACATCGAAGTGGTTTACTACAACAAGGGGCTTTGAGGGAGGGTCAGTCTCTGGCCCCTTCCCTCACCTCCTCGGGCTGCTGCTTTCCTGAAGCctcactctccctccccttcccttgccCATCTGCCTGGTACTGGGTGGGGTCTGGGTGGGGGAGCCGCCGGGGAGATCAGCAGTCCATTAGGCTGAGAGAGGTGCCTCCATTCagcctttttctctcctttctggttTCAAAGAGCAGGGCCACACAATCCCTTTCTGCTGGGCTTCTCTACCTACGTTTGTACGTATACGATACatgtgagtaagagagagagagagagagtgtgtgtgtgtgtgtgtgtgtgtgtgtgtgtacgtgctgTTCTGGAAACTAGGAACAGACATGCTGTCCTAGGGTATCCTGCTATCTGGCTTCTCTTGGCCTCTCGCCACCTGTCAGCCAGCCAGGCTACACGACTTTCCTGCCTCAACAGTTCCACTGGCCAAGACATTTCTAGCAGCACCTCGCCCCTTCTAGATGCAGGAGGAGTCGCGGGATCTCAGCGCAGAGACTGAGGGACACTTGCCAGCCAAACTGGGCTGACTTCTTCAGAATTCTGGTTCCTAGCTCCCAAAGTTGACCTGGGAACTGGGCTGGCAGAGGAAGACATGACAGGATAAGGGAGACAGGCAGTTTAGGCATCCCCCACATCCTGAAATAGATTACCTTcatcctttctcctctctgagaACAAAGGAGTGTCAGTATCCTGTAGCACCCCGGCCATCTTTCCATCTCCCCCACACCACAGTGTGGGCGTCTTTAGGGACAACCTTCAGAGTTCCTGGTCTGCTCTGACATCATAGACTCTACGCTACGGTCCCAACTCCTTCCTCACACCAAAAAGCCATGAAGGCAGAGCAAACATTCCCCTTTAAGAGCTCCCACTGCCCCCTCTTACAGAGGGACACAGCTGTGGGCATGGTGCTTACCCTGCTCAGGTATCTGAGTGGATGGATGTGACAAGGACACCCCCAAGGGCAACTAGGCCCTGAGTGTACAATCTTAAGACAGGACATTTTGTGTTCTGTTGGCTCTTCTTAGACATTCAGCAGAAGTCCGACCTTAGCTCCTCTTTTTTGAGGCTTAGTCCTGCTCCTACCCTTACTTCTGCCCTCATCTCCCAAGAGGAAGAAGGG
Above is a genomic segment from Mustela nigripes isolate SB6536 chromosome 4, MUSNIG.SB6536, whole genome shotgun sequence containing:
- the SFXN3 gene encoding sideroflexin-3; translation: MGELPLDINIQEPRWDQSTFLGRARHFFTVTDPRNLLLSGAQLEASRNIVQNYRAGVVTPGLTEDQLWRAKYVYDSAFHPDTGEKVVLIGRMSAQVPMNMTITGCMLTFYRQTPTVVFWQWVNQSFNAVVNYSNRSGDAPITVRQLGTAYVSATTGAVATALGLKSLTKHLPPLVGRFVPFAAVAAANCINIPLMRQRELQVGIPVTDEENQRLGHSVAAAKQGIFQVVISRICMAIPAMAIPPVIMDTLEKKDFLKRRPWLGAPLQVGLVGFCLVFATPLCCALFPQRSSLPVSRLEPELRARIREQNPDIEVVYYNKGL